In Microvirga lotononidis, a single genomic region encodes these proteins:
- a CDS encoding ParA family protein, producing the protein MNVVVFASRKGGSGKSSLAAHLGSYMAENARPTLLIDADPQGSLALWHRIRGSQDLALHMGTKHLTATLAKARRAGAEWVLIDTPPNADAPVAEAIWHADLVVIPMRPGLFDVDAVQATIKVCRELKKPYAVVINAAPAKNGSEDPMVADARGAMRVLDIPTWGGQITHRPELSLSLAHGAGVNESHFGSAGSEEIGSLWRALTKSFDAMKAMSGTQAQSA; encoded by the coding sequence ATGAATGTCGTGGTTTTTGCGTCCCGCAAGGGAGGTTCCGGAAAGAGCTCCCTTGCCGCGCATTTGGGGAGCTACATGGCCGAAAATGCTCGGCCGACGCTGCTGATCGATGCGGACCCGCAGGGGTCGCTGGCCCTTTGGCACCGGATTCGGGGCTCTCAGGATCTCGCGCTTCACATGGGCACCAAGCATCTCACCGCCACCTTGGCGAAGGCGCGCCGCGCCGGGGCTGAATGGGTTCTGATCGACACGCCGCCGAACGCGGACGCCCCTGTCGCCGAGGCGATCTGGCATGCGGACCTCGTCGTGATCCCGATGCGTCCGGGGCTGTTCGATGTCGATGCCGTCCAGGCCACGATCAAGGTTTGCCGTGAGCTCAAGAAGCCTTATGCGGTGGTGATCAACGCGGCTCCGGCCAAGAATGGCTCGGAGGATCCGATGGTGGCGGATGCCCGAGGGGCGATGCGGGTGCTCGACATTCCAACCTGGGGTGGTCAGATCACCCATCGCCCGGAACTGTCGCTCTCCCTGGCCCATGGGGCTGGCGTGAACGAGTCCCACTTCGGATCGGCTGGATCGGAGGAGATCGGCAGCCTCTGGCGCGCGCTCACAAAGAGCTTTGACGCGATGAAGGCGATGTCGGGCACCCAGGCTCAATCGGCCTGA
- a CDS encoding GNAT family N-acetyltransferase, which yields MSTTPFSQKPPPVRLISRTGIELVAPSPERLPGYEVALEKGWSSDTTRDVSQEQLTALRADPGSFIECLTDQNGTVTLANGTIVPRLPFHLFWIWDGEFCGSIMLRFRPGTEELPPYTLGHIGYSVVPWKQRRGYATAALGLLLPIAKAEGLERVAITCKDTNLASIKVIEANAGVLDRAVPIEGMPGEMRLFYRVLTA from the coding sequence ATGAGCACCACCCCCTTTTCCCAGAAGCCTCCACCTGTTCGGCTCATCAGTCGTACCGGGATCGAACTTGTTGCCCCTAGCCCGGAGCGGCTACCCGGCTACGAGGTCGCCCTTGAGAAAGGGTGGTCCTCCGATACGACCCGGGATGTGAGCCAGGAGCAGCTCACGGCCCTGCGTGCTGATCCCGGATCCTTCATTGAGTGCCTCACCGATCAAAACGGCACTGTCACACTTGCCAACGGGACGATCGTTCCGCGCCTGCCATTCCATCTCTTCTGGATCTGGGATGGCGAGTTTTGCGGAAGCATCATGTTGCGTTTCCGGCCTGGGACAGAGGAGTTGCCGCCCTACACCCTGGGGCACATCGGCTACTCGGTGGTGCCGTGGAAGCAGCGTCGTGGCTATGCCACGGCTGCCCTGGGGCTCCTTCTTCCGATTGCAAAGGCAGAGGGCCTCGAAAGAGTTGCGATCACCTGCAAGGACACGAACCTTGCCTCGATCAAGGTCATCGAAGCGAACGCCGGCGTCCTTGATCGGGCAGTGCCTATAGAGGGAATGCCCGGTGAGATGAGGCTGTTTTACCGGGTGCTCACTGCTTGA
- the repC gene encoding plasmid replication protein RepC — MQLASSGGRRLRHAALATRKLVLEAERTVTRKELSAAARDAGKALDLRPAQRAVLSELVACWGEQEWERLLVWPSNDYLMSRTGLTERAIRRILRQLIDLQLLAPKDSPNGKRYAVKDLAGQVVDAFGFDLTPVYARRGDWAVMLMEQKQLREVQKRAFDEVTICRRATEEALSALAEHFPEVDRTAFEGELKSLQARTPARSKVTLPADLLEAWQLLRTQVEEVFFEAGNAGLGVRHSDNNNGSPSEPCNKGFPKKAEAVRSTEQTPEHLSPELILEACPTLSDYGQPVRDLADIVSAGRYLRASLGAHESAWAEAVEEIGTVRAAIAVIYTLQLYEDDVARNGGESRIKNPGGYFRALTRMVKAGKIDLAVELLAMRRRRMA, encoded by the coding sequence ATGCAGCTTGCATCGTCAGGAGGCCGGCGGCTGAGACATGCCGCTCTGGCCACAAGGAAACTTGTGCTCGAGGCGGAGCGCACGGTTACGCGTAAAGAACTGTCGGCCGCGGCCCGGGACGCCGGCAAGGCGCTCGACCTCAGGCCCGCCCAGCGGGCCGTTCTCTCGGAACTGGTCGCCTGCTGGGGCGAGCAGGAATGGGAGCGGCTGCTGGTGTGGCCATCCAACGACTACCTCATGAGCCGCACCGGCCTGACCGAGCGGGCGATCCGGCGCATCCTGCGCCAGCTCATCGACCTGCAGCTGCTGGCGCCCAAGGACTCGCCCAACGGCAAGCGCTATGCCGTCAAGGACTTAGCGGGACAGGTGGTCGACGCCTTCGGGTTCGATCTGACCCCGGTCTATGCCCGCCGGGGCGACTGGGCCGTGATGCTCATGGAGCAGAAGCAGCTGCGCGAGGTGCAGAAGCGGGCGTTTGACGAGGTCACCATCTGCCGGAGAGCGACCGAGGAGGCCCTGAGCGCCCTGGCGGAGCACTTCCCCGAGGTCGACCGCACGGCCTTCGAGGGCGAGCTGAAGAGCCTGCAGGCCCGCACGCCAGCCCGGTCGAAGGTGACGCTGCCGGCGGACCTGCTGGAGGCCTGGCAGCTGTTGAGAACCCAGGTTGAGGAAGTATTCTTTGAAGCGGGCAATGCCGGACTCGGAGTCCGGCACTCTGATAACAACAACGGATCTCCTAGTGAGCCTTGTAACAAAGGCTTTCCGAAGAAAGCTGAGGCGGTTCGTTCAACCGAACAAACCCCGGAGCACCTATCACCGGAATTGATCCTTGAGGCTTGCCCGACCTTGAGCGACTACGGCCAACCGGTGCGGGATCTGGCCGACATCGTCTCGGCCGGGCGCTACCTGAGGGCCTCTCTCGGGGCGCATGAGAGCGCCTGGGCCGAGGCCGTGGAGGAGATCGGCACCGTCAGGGCGGCGATCGCGGTGATCTACACCCTGCAGCTCTACGAGGACGATGTGGCCAGGAACGGTGGCGAGAGCCGGATCAAGAACCCGGGCGGCTACTTCCGCGCGCTCACCCGCATGGTCAAAGCCGGCAAGATCGACCTCGCCGTCGAGCTCCTCGCCATGCGGAGGCGAAGAATGGCATAG
- a CDS encoding CarD family transcriptional regulator codes for MTTKNNALTFQTGEAVVYPSHGVGLITGIGEQEIAGFKLELLVITFDSGKLTVRIPLAKAKSSGLRKLSEPAVVKQALEVLSGKARAKRGMWNRRAADFQERIGTGDLVAIAEVLRDLNRGPQQEEASYSERQIFEGALDFMIKEVAAVNQITDTEARKLIEQSLASAPRPGKSAESEAAA; via the coding sequence ATGACGACGAAGAACAACGCTCTGACCTTCCAGACTGGCGAAGCAGTCGTCTATCCGAGCCATGGCGTCGGTCTGATCACAGGAATTGGGGAGCAAGAGATCGCTGGATTCAAACTCGAACTCCTCGTGATCACTTTCGACTCTGGCAAACTCACGGTTCGCATCCCATTGGCAAAGGCGAAAAGCAGCGGCTTGAGGAAATTATCGGAGCCGGCTGTCGTCAAGCAGGCCCTTGAGGTTCTCAGCGGAAAGGCTCGCGCAAAGCGCGGCATGTGGAACCGCCGTGCGGCAGATTTCCAGGAGCGCATCGGAACCGGGGATCTCGTCGCTATCGCTGAGGTTCTGCGGGATCTGAACCGAGGCCCGCAGCAGGAAGAAGCTTCCTACAGTGAGCGGCAGATCTTCGAGGGTGCTCTGGACTTCATGATCAAGGAGGTCGCAGCGGTGAACCAAATCACCGACACAGAAGCCCGCAAGCTCATTGAACAGAGCTTGGCCAGCGCTCCTCGACCAGGCAAATCGGCAGAGAGCGAAGCCGCGGCCTGA
- a CDS encoding WGR domain-containing protein, with product MPDARSPIKHHLVLYRRDPEQGRARFFSLMIERDLFGTIRLVRNWGFVGSKGQEKVEIFPEEAQAAHALEAWADAQRRKGYSDL from the coding sequence ATGCCGGACGCCCGGTCACCCATCAAGCACCACCTGGTGCTTTATCGGCGCGACCCGGAGCAGGGCAGGGCGCGGTTCTTCAGCCTGATGATCGAACGTGACCTGTTCGGGACGATCCGGCTGGTGAGGAACTGGGGCTTCGTAGGCTCCAAGGGCCAGGAGAAGGTCGAGATCTTCCCCGAGGAAGCCCAGGCGGCCCATGCCCTAGAGGCGTGGGCCGATGCCCAGAGGCGCAAGGGATACTCGGACCTCTGA
- a CDS encoding DDE-type integrase/transposase/recombinase: protein MLSSRRNTRAAYRFLPKALNMMSDYPPCSTTTDKLASYPKAIRRLQSEGLPAKDVEHRTSKYLNNVIEADHGALKRMIRPTRGFQRMKTASATLKGFEIMRMIRRGHCVLPQPGATGEIRLVNQLFGLVA from the coding sequence ATGCTCTCCAGTCGTCGCAACACCCGAGCCGCGTATCGTTTCTTGCCCAAAGCCCTCAATATGATGAGCGACTATCCTCCATGCTCGACTACAACCGACAAACTGGCCTCATACCCGAAGGCCATCCGACGCTTACAAAGCGAAGGGCTGCCGGCGAAAGATGTCGAGCATCGGACCTCGAAATATCTCAACAATGTCATTGAGGCGGATCACGGCGCGCTCAAGCGGATGATCCGGCCGACCCGTGGCTTTCAGAGGATGAAAACCGCCTCCGCGACCCTTAAGGGATTTGAGATCATGCGGATGATCCGCCGCGGCCACTGCGTCCTTCCACAGCCTGGCGCGACAGGCGAAATCCGTCTTGTGAACCAGCTCTTCGGTCTTGTCGCCTGA
- a CDS encoding ribbon-helix-helix domain-containing protein has product MPDAKQAQRVQRFRQSRRERGDKEMNVWVPGMISAAIDEAVENGRFKSRQDAITHALETAFAHKERNVVT; this is encoded by the coding sequence ATGCCTGATGCAAAGCAAGCCCAGCGGGTTCAGCGCTTCCGTCAGTCTCGCCGTGAGCGAGGTGACAAGGAGATGAACGTCTGGGTTCCAGGGATGATAAGCGCAGCGATCGACGAAGCCGTCGAGAACGGTCGCTTCAAGTCCCGTCAGGACGCCATCACCCACGCCCTCGAGACCGCATTTGCCCATAAGGAGCGAAATGTCGTGACGTAA
- a CDS encoding nuclear transport factor 2 family protein, protein MTDATSIATRYLALWNETNADRRRALLADLWTENGTYIDPLMQGSGHNQIDALISAVHERFPGFRFTLVGQPDGHGSNVRFSWQLGPEGADGPIKGTDFATLDNGRLKEVVGFLDQVPTGA, encoded by the coding sequence ATGACCGACGCCACTTCGATCGCCACCCGCTACCTCGCTCTCTGGAATGAGACCAATGCCGACCGTCGGCGGGCGCTGCTGGCCGATCTCTGGACCGAGAACGGGACTTATATCGACCCACTGATGCAGGGCAGCGGCCATAACCAGATTGACGCCCTCATCAGCGCGGTGCACGAGCGCTTCCCCGGCTTCCGCTTCACGTTAGTTGGTCAGCCTGACGGCCATGGCAGCAACGTCCGGTTCTCATGGCAGCTCGGCCCCGAGGGCGCAGACGGGCCGATCAAAGGTACGGACTTCGCCACCCTGGACAATGGGCGCCTGAAGGAGGTCGTGGGTTTCCTCGACCAGGTTCCAACGGGCGCCTAG
- a CDS encoding ATP-binding protein, which produces MKPDSRIYITGASCAGVTTLGRVLARRLAIRHLDVDDFYWMPTDPPFTTKRPPEERVSLIRHEQGNDGWVLTGSFDGWGDALIVDADLIVFVDTPTPVRMERLLVRERERYRTRIEPGGDMREIHVAFRDWASQYDDPAFSGRNRARHEAWLSVQAVPVLRLDGTLDVEELSTTVMAALTGERRALPSSEHTA; this is translated from the coding sequence ATGAAACCTGATTCCCGCATATACATCACCGGGGCTTCGTGCGCAGGCGTGACGACCTTGGGCCGGGTGTTGGCACGGCGGCTTGCTATCCGGCACTTGGACGTCGATGACTTCTATTGGATGCCGACGGACCCTCCGTTCACCACAAAGCGCCCTCCTGAGGAGCGTGTCAGCCTCATCCGTCACGAGCAAGGGAACGACGGGTGGGTGCTGACTGGCTCCTTCGACGGTTGGGGGGACGCGCTTATCGTCGATGCTGATCTCATCGTGTTCGTCGACACACCGACACCGGTCCGGATGGAACGGTTGCTGGTGCGCGAACGAGAACGCTACCGAACCCGGATCGAGCCAGGCGGCGACATGCGCGAGATCCATGTCGCGTTCCGCGACTGGGCATCGCAGTATGACGACCCTGCATTCTCGGGACGCAATCGGGCCCGGCATGAGGCTTGGCTTTCGGTCCAAGCTGTCCCTGTCCTTCGCCTGGATGGGACGCTTGACGTCGAAGAACTCTCAACGACAGTGATGGCTGCCCTGACTGGGGAGCGGCGCGCCCTCCCTTCCAGCGAGCACACAGCGTAG
- a CDS encoding AAA family ATPase: MIIWLNGPFGAGKTTLAQRLCKRRPDLLLFDPEEIGFIVKSMVPPAPSGDYQDLPLWRGMTAAALIELRKHYRQDIVVPMTLVRPDYLNEILGDLTGRGEPILHIFLTVDEQVLRERIEHQTMSPDPTRNERIRDWRLAQVDRCVAARDIMPEGTRFLDSGRDTPEALANTVLSWLGGMVSGSSQ; this comes from the coding sequence ATGATCATCTGGCTGAATGGCCCATTCGGTGCTGGGAAGACCACGCTTGCTCAGAGGCTCTGCAAGCGGAGACCGGACCTGCTGTTGTTTGATCCCGAAGAAATCGGGTTTATCGTCAAGTCGATGGTCCCTCCCGCTCCGAGCGGAGATTATCAGGACCTGCCGCTATGGCGAGGAATGACCGCTGCTGCGCTAATCGAGCTTCGGAAGCACTACAGGCAGGACATCGTCGTGCCCATGACCCTTGTCCGGCCCGATTACCTGAACGAGATCCTGGGTGATCTCACGGGACGCGGGGAGCCCATCCTTCATATCTTTCTCACTGTTGATGAACAGGTTCTGCGTGAGCGCATTGAACACCAAACGATGTCCCCCGATCCAACTCGGAACGAGCGGATCCGGGACTGGCGCTTGGCCCAAGTAGATCGCTGCGTGGCTGCGCGGGACATCATGCCGGAGGGGACCCGCTTCTTAGACTCCGGGCGTGATACTCCGGAAGCTCTCGCCAACACGGTCCTGAGTTGGCTCGGCGGCATGGTGAGTGGATCCTCACAATAA
- a CDS encoding sulfite exporter TauE/SafE family protein, which produces MFIDGVGAASYVLVAVVAFAASLLGGITGYGTGLLLPPVLIPIVGAELVVPIISLSALMTNASRVTAFRTEFDRRTAILIAAVALPTCFMGAYFYTRLSGPAVTLLIGIMLVLLVPLRRVLKRVRGHLSRSQVAAAAVGYGLITGSTSGAGVLLLSILLAAGLQGAAVIATDAGISLVLGLAKVLVFQSAGSLPPSAWIMALLIGVSALPGAFLAKRLTRGLSHTAHARILDGVVVFGGLLLIRQGTQALL; this is translated from the coding sequence ATGTTCATCGATGGCGTTGGAGCCGCATCCTATGTTCTGGTTGCGGTGGTCGCATTCGCCGCATCGTTGCTCGGCGGTATCACAGGCTACGGGACAGGCCTCCTGTTACCCCCTGTTCTCATCCCCATTGTTGGCGCTGAACTTGTGGTCCCGATCATCAGTCTGTCTGCTCTCATGACGAATGCGAGCAGGGTGACGGCCTTCCGCACGGAGTTTGACAGGCGGACGGCGATCCTGATTGCCGCTGTCGCCCTGCCGACATGCTTCATGGGCGCGTATTTCTACACCCGCCTGTCCGGACCGGCCGTCACCTTGCTGATCGGCATCATGCTGGTGCTGCTCGTGCCACTGCGTCGGGTCCTCAAACGGGTGCGAGGGCATCTGAGCCGATCACAGGTTGCCGCTGCGGCAGTCGGGTATGGGCTGATCACGGGGAGTACATCAGGTGCCGGGGTTTTGCTGCTGTCGATCCTTCTGGCGGCGGGGCTGCAAGGGGCCGCGGTTATCGCAACGGATGCCGGTATCTCGCTCGTCCTCGGCCTTGCAAAGGTCCTTGTCTTTCAATCCGCCGGGTCGCTGCCGCCCTCCGCGTGGATCATGGCACTGCTGATCGGTGTGAGCGCGCTACCGGGAGCGTTTTTGGCAAAGCGCCTCACCCGAGGGCTCTCACATACAGCCCATGCAAGGATCCTCGATGGGGTGGTCGTCTTTGGCGGCCTGCTCTTGATCAGACAAGGGACCCAAGCCCTGCTTTAG
- a CDS encoding LLM class flavin-dependent oxidoreductase: MEIGLYTFGDVGADPVTGCRISPAGRLRNLVEEIVLADQVGLDVFGLGEHHRPDYAVSAPAVALAAAATQSNRIRLTSAVTVLSSDDPIRVFQQFATLDNLSHGRAEIMAGRGSFIESFPLFGYELDDYDTLFSEKLQLLMQLNESERVSWPGGQHTPAIMDRGVYPRPYQENLPIWIAVGGTPQSVARAGVLNLPLALAIIGGEPARFAPLFDLYRQAAVRAGHDPATLKTSINVHGFVADTTQEAVDIFYAPQAEVMNRIGRERGWPPPSLSHFDAARGPRGALFVGSPAEVTDKILAAHEIFRFDRILIQMAIGVLDHAKLMRAIEILGTKVAPEVRKALDLKRKTA; this comes from the coding sequence ATGGAGATCGGACTCTACACCTTCGGCGACGTGGGCGCCGATCCCGTCACTGGATGCCGGATCAGCCCGGCCGGGCGCCTCCGTAATCTCGTGGAGGAGATCGTGCTCGCTGACCAAGTGGGGCTTGATGTGTTCGGCCTCGGTGAGCACCATCGGCCTGACTATGCAGTTTCAGCACCCGCTGTGGCACTGGCGGCGGCTGCGACGCAGTCGAACCGCATTCGCCTGACGAGCGCAGTGACGGTGCTGAGTTCTGACGATCCAATTCGCGTGTTCCAGCAGTTCGCCACCCTGGACAATCTCAGCCACGGACGCGCTGAGATCATGGCCGGACGCGGCTCCTTCATCGAGTCCTTCCCCCTCTTTGGCTATGAACTCGACGATTACGACACGCTCTTCTCGGAAAAGCTGCAACTCCTGATGCAGCTGAACGAGAGCGAGCGCGTCAGCTGGCCGGGCGGTCAGCATACTCCTGCCATTATGGATCGTGGCGTCTACCCACGGCCCTATCAGGAGAACCTGCCGATCTGGATTGCGGTCGGCGGCACGCCCCAATCCGTCGCGCGGGCGGGGGTGCTCAACCTGCCACTGGCTCTGGCGATCATCGGAGGCGAGCCGGCGCGCTTTGCTCCCTTATTTGACCTCTACCGGCAGGCGGCCGTGCGGGCAGGGCACGATCCAGCAACCTTGAAGACGTCTATCAACGTGCATGGCTTCGTTGCCGACACTACTCAGGAAGCAGTCGATATCTTCTATGCCCCGCAAGCGGAGGTGATGAACCGGATCGGGCGAGAGCGAGGCTGGCCACCGCCGAGCCTTTCGCACTTCGACGCGGCCCGTGGTCCACGCGGTGCGCTCTTTGTCGGGAGCCCCGCAGAGGTGACGGACAAGATCCTAGCCGCGCACGAAATCTTCCGCTTCGACCGTATCCTGATCCAGATGGCCATCGGGGTGCTGGATCATGCCAAACTGATGCGGGCCATCGAGATCCTGGGCACGAAGGTCGCGCCGGAAGTGCGAAAGGCGCTCGATTTGAAACGGAAGACCGCCTGA
- a CDS encoding GNAT family N-acetyltransferase has translation MIEANFGWDEGFQRLNLARTCLEHRTTVYSLVSPFDGFSIIKEADDALILFLLCVDPQAQHQKIGTTAIEQMKREAAETGRRLTGTVLPGNDVGSFYTGLGFNIRFDQSGKRVLLYNA, from the coding sequence GTGATCGAGGCAAACTTCGGCTGGGATGAGGGCTTTCAACGGCTGAACCTGGCAAGGACCTGCCTTGAGCACCGGACGACCGTCTATTCACTTGTGAGCCCCTTCGATGGCTTCTCGATCATCAAGGAAGCCGATGACGCATTGATCCTGTTCCTGCTGTGTGTTGATCCGCAGGCTCAGCACCAGAAGATTGGGACCACCGCAATTGAGCAGATGAAGCGAGAAGCTGCTGAAACAGGCAGACGCCTGACGGGCACGGTTCTTCCAGGCAATGATGTTGGGTCGTTCTACACCGGGCTGGGGTTCAACATCCGTTTCGATCAGAGCGGCAAGCGGGTGTTGCTTTATAACGCTTGA
- the htpG gene encoding molecular chaperone HtpG, protein MTTADAPPAPESHTFEADVAKLLHLMVHSVYSDKDVFLRELISNAADACEKLRYEAIANPALLGDDPKPRITLLTDTENRRLTIQDNGIGMSRDEMIEALGTIARSGTKAFMERIQAAQGGEGAQLIGQFGVGFYSAFMVADRVDVVSRRAGSDEATIWSSDGKGSYTVAPIALDEAPARGTRVVLHLLEDAASYTERYRLERIVKEQSGHVPVPIAIIEKPGAEPQEVADGAALWAKPRSEITPEDYTDFYRSVAGQFDEPALTVHFRAEGRHEYTALAFVPGSTPFDLFDPDRHGRMKLYVKRVFITDEAEILPRYLRFVRGLVDSADLPLNVSREMIQESPLLAAIKKGVTSRILSELEKLVQNDAEAYTKVWEAFGPVLKEGLYEDFERRSTLLGLARFKTTASGGGWRSLKDYVGSLKESQTAIYYVTGTDLARLEASPQLEGFRARGIEVLLLPDAVDSFWVTAGIDYEGKPLKSVTQGAADLALIPLTEAKQELDTNATEAVARFIQSVKETLGASVADVRASERLTESAVCLVASETGMDRQLERLLARAGQLGSAAKPVLEINPRHDLVLALANLGDAEQPLREDAAHLLLDEARILDGELPGDAKAFSQRLTRVMRRGMP, encoded by the coding sequence ATGACGACTGCTGACGCCCCTCCCGCCCCTGAGAGCCATACCTTCGAGGCCGATGTCGCCAAGCTGCTGCACCTGATGGTGCACTCGGTCTATTCCGACAAGGACGTCTTCCTGCGCGAGCTGATCTCGAATGCGGCCGATGCCTGCGAGAAGCTGCGCTATGAGGCGATCGCCAACCCTGCCCTGCTCGGCGACGATCCCAAGCCCCGGATCACGCTGCTGACTGATACCGAGAACCGCCGCCTGACAATCCAGGACAACGGCATCGGCATGAGCCGCGATGAGATGATCGAGGCCCTCGGCACCATCGCCCGCTCGGGCACCAAGGCTTTCATGGAGCGGATCCAGGCCGCCCAGGGTGGCGAAGGAGCCCAACTCATTGGACAGTTCGGCGTCGGCTTCTACTCGGCCTTCATGGTGGCCGACCGAGTCGATGTCGTCTCACGCCGCGCTGGCAGTGATGAAGCCACGATCTGGTCGTCCGACGGCAAGGGCTCCTATACGGTTGCGCCGATAGCGTTGGATGAGGCCCCGGCCCGCGGCACCCGGGTGGTCCTGCACCTGCTGGAGGACGCGGCCTCCTACACTGAGCGCTACCGGCTCGAGCGCATCGTCAAGGAGCAGTCCGGCCACGTTCCCGTGCCGATCGCCATCATCGAGAAGCCCGGCGCGGAGCCGCAGGAGGTCGCTGACGGCGCTGCTCTGTGGGCGAAGCCGCGCTCTGAGATCACGCCTGAGGACTACACTGACTTCTACCGCAGCGTGGCCGGCCAGTTCGACGAGCCAGCCCTGACGGTGCATTTCCGGGCCGAGGGCCGCCACGAATACACGGCGCTTGCCTTCGTGCCGGGCTCCACGCCGTTCGACCTATTTGATCCCGACCGTCACGGGCGGATGAAGCTCTATGTGAAGCGGGTCTTCATCACCGACGAGGCCGAGATCCTGCCGCGCTACCTACGGTTCGTGCGCGGACTGGTCGACTCGGCCGACCTGCCGCTCAACGTCTCGCGCGAGATGATCCAGGAAAGCCCGCTTCTGGCTGCCATCAAGAAGGGCGTGACCAGCCGGATCTTGAGCGAGCTCGAGAAGCTCGTGCAGAATGATGCGGAGGCCTACACCAAGGTGTGGGAGGCCTTCGGCCCAGTGCTGAAGGAAGGGCTCTACGAGGATTTCGAGCGACGCTCGACATTGCTGGGCCTGGCCCGGTTCAAGACCACCGCGTCGGGTGGCGGGTGGCGCTCGCTCAAGGATTATGTCGGCTCACTGAAGGAGAGCCAGACGGCCATTTACTATGTGACGGGAACGGATCTCGCCCGGCTTGAGGCCTCGCCGCAGCTCGAAGGGTTCCGGGCCCGCGGCATCGAGGTGCTGCTGTTGCCGGATGCGGTTGACAGCTTCTGGGTCACGGCCGGCATCGATTACGAGGGCAAGCCGCTCAAGTCGGTCACACAAGGCGCTGCGGATCTGGCATTGATCCCGCTGACCGAAGCCAAGCAGGAATTGGACACGAATGCTACAGAAGCGGTGGCGCGCTTCATCCAGTCTGTGAAGGAGACCCTAGGTGCGAGCGTCGCCGACGTCCGCGCCTCTGAGCGACTGACGGAAAGCGCCGTCTGCCTCGTGGCATCTGAGACCGGGATGGACCGCCAGCTGGAGCGGCTGCTGGCCCGAGCCGGGCAGCTGGGATCGGCGGCAAAGCCTGTTCTCGAGATCAATCCTCGCCACGACCTCGTCCTCGCTTTGGCGAACCTCGGAGACGCCGAGCAGCCCCTCCGCGAAGACGCAGCCCATCTCCTGCTGGATGAAGCTCGGATCTTGGACGGTGAGCTCCCGGGCGATGCGAAGGCGTTTTCACAGCGGCTCACCCGGGTGATGCGACGAGGCATGCCTTAA
- a CDS encoding DNA methyltransferase → MKAVLKREGQEAAMRPAEYKMAEGGFGNGNGGAIPGNLIVAANTESNSDYIWSVKAAGLPVHPARIPAALPETFIKFLTRRKDLVFEPFVGSLTTAAVAEALGRRWVASECMLEYVLGGQHRFFKRMAA, encoded by the coding sequence ATGAAGGCAGTCCTGAAGAGAGAAGGGCAGGAAGCAGCGATGCGACCAGCCGAATACAAGATGGCAGAAGGCGGATTCGGCAATGGCAATGGTGGTGCCATTCCAGGCAACCTCATTGTAGCAGCCAACACCGAGAGCAACTCCGACTACATCTGGAGCGTTAAGGCGGCCGGGCTCCCAGTTCATCCAGCCAGGATCCCAGCCGCACTGCCTGAGACGTTCATCAAGTTCCTCACGCGGCGCAAGGACCTTGTCTTTGAACCCTTCGTCGGCTCTCTCACGACTGCCGCCGTTGCCGAGGCTCTGGGCCGCCGGTGGGTCGCTTCTGAGTGTATGCTTGAGTACGTGCTTGGGGGCCAACATCGCTTCTTTAAGCGGATGGCAGCCTAG